From one Marinobacter sp. LV10MA510-1 genomic stretch:
- the paaG gene encoding 2-(1,2-epoxy-1,2-dihydrophenyl)acetyl-CoA isomerase PaaG, protein MTEQSVLLDIDQGIAKVTLNRPDSLNSFNVEMHKQMRAALKSIRNDASVRVMLLTGNGRGFCAGQDLSDRTVKPGAQVPDLGISIEQYYNPLLQALRDLPMPVICAVNGVAAGAGANIALACDITLAARSANFVQAFCKIGLIPDCGGTWTLPRAVGMARAKGLALLGGKLSAEKAEQWGMIWQCVEDDALQDEAMELARHFATQPTKGLAMIKRALHASANNTFEEQALVERDLQRLAGRSDDYREGVSAFMEKRTPEFKGK, encoded by the coding sequence ATGACCGAGCAGAGCGTGCTTCTCGATATTGATCAGGGGATCGCCAAAGTGACCCTGAACCGCCCAGACAGCCTTAATAGCTTTAACGTTGAGATGCACAAACAGATGCGCGCCGCCCTCAAGAGCATTCGCAACGATGCCTCTGTGCGGGTAATGCTGTTGACCGGTAACGGCCGAGGTTTCTGTGCCGGCCAAGACCTGTCTGACCGCACCGTCAAGCCGGGCGCGCAAGTACCAGACTTGGGTATCTCCATCGAACAGTACTACAACCCGTTACTGCAAGCCCTGCGGGACCTGCCGATGCCGGTCATTTGTGCTGTTAATGGGGTAGCGGCGGGCGCAGGCGCGAATATCGCCCTGGCCTGCGACATCACACTTGCGGCTCGTTCCGCCAACTTTGTTCAGGCCTTTTGCAAAATAGGGCTTATTCCCGACTGCGGCGGTACCTGGACCCTGCCGCGTGCGGTCGGAATGGCTCGGGCAAAAGGCCTGGCCTTACTAGGTGGCAAACTGAGCGCCGAAAAGGCGGAACAGTGGGGCATGATCTGGCAGTGCGTAGAAGACGACGCCCTACAAGATGAAGCTATGGAGCTGGCCCGGCATTTTGCCACCCAGCCCACCAAAGGCCTGGCAATGATCAAGCGAGCCCTGCACGCAAGCGCCAATAATACGTTTGAAGAGCAGGCACTGGTCGAGCGTGACCTGCAGCGCCTGGCCGGCCGCAGCGATGATTACCGTGAAGGCGTTTCCGCCTTCATGGAAAAACGCACACCCGAATTCAAAGGTAAATAA
- the paaF gene encoding 2,3-dehydroadipyl-CoA hydratase PaaF: protein MPQILLSEGPTNGVRLLTLNRPEALNALNTALLEALSEQLDIAETDPETKAVVITGSERAFAAGADINEMASRDVVGMLEDPRVQHWARIDRFVKPLIIAVNGFCLGGGCELAMRGDILIAGTNAQFGQPEINLGIMPGAGGTQRLVRAVGQSLAMQMVLTGEAIGAQRALAAGLITEICQPELTVDRAMAIATTIASKGPIAVQLARESVRRAGDMSLADGLRFERHAFTILAATDDRREGLDAFRNKRKPEFHGR, encoded by the coding sequence ATGCCGCAGATACTGCTATCAGAAGGGCCAACTAACGGCGTTCGCCTTCTAACGCTTAATCGTCCCGAAGCTCTCAACGCACTCAATACCGCACTGCTCGAAGCGCTGAGCGAACAACTCGATATTGCCGAAACCGACCCTGAAACCAAAGCCGTCGTTATTACCGGGAGCGAGCGCGCGTTTGCAGCCGGTGCCGATATCAACGAGATGGCCTCCCGCGATGTTGTTGGAATGCTGGAAGACCCCCGTGTCCAGCACTGGGCGCGCATCGACCGCTTTGTTAAACCGCTGATTATCGCCGTGAACGGTTTTTGCCTGGGCGGCGGCTGTGAGCTCGCCATGCGGGGCGACATTCTTATTGCCGGCACCAACGCCCAGTTTGGTCAACCTGAAATCAACCTCGGCATTATGCCCGGTGCCGGCGGCACCCAGCGTTTGGTGCGAGCGGTGGGGCAATCATTGGCAATGCAGATGGTTCTCACCGGTGAAGCCATCGGTGCTCAAAGAGCCCTCGCAGCCGGTTTGATCACCGAAATCTGCCAACCAGAGCTTACCGTGGATCGCGCCATGGCGATCGCTACCACTATTGCATCCAAAGGCCCTATTGCGGTGCAGCTGGCTCGCGAGTCAGTGCGCCGCGCCGGGGACATGAGCCTTGCTGACGGCCTGCGATTTGAGCGTCACGCGTTTACCATTCTGGCTGCCACGGACGACCGCCGAGAAGGTTTGGATGCGTTCCGCAACAAGCGAAAACCCGAATTCCACGGACGCTGA